A part of Crassostrea angulata isolate pt1a10 chromosome 5, ASM2561291v2, whole genome shotgun sequence genomic DNA contains:
- the LOC128186177 gene encoding uncharacterized protein LOC128186177 isoform X1, whose product MIWVMIMMINSIILAGPPDMPNNGYGKAEYLYRVPNSVLYGTEWTFPTFPNPLRRMPHWNQETVSTRILLKEYHARRFMYHILSDFLDEFFIHDSSPEKNIRSRVLFKRRRQPTTISTFKTLVHLSQELENKIETHGSIAFKEGGVVFSFHSSFEYYNEHYNYTSFQKNKEHSYIAIDDMTSLNVMNRKRATIDTFKQGEYLIDMLTSWRTIRCMRYYWDFEDIFWNHICINKTKSPTSAVLNKYVCYVGRICVDDWESYNCVRELYINSEKYQSCSIDPSVNIVFYNVFKKEYSDSFHSGIYTHANFHIKSHFLYFDTISQEQRRFWSTEDKLKKGMVSKWNITIILTVGISTECCKRFADISVGRKSHVLKKRRTGKKNINNLSSIPEVLSNCQHLVDSTNKNAELIKTHSSVGRIIRSNEEHTVRKNASLSFNTSTSILSSVNEMFSTILIYFETCQYFIRDFIHESFYNRSTSTIDNTRNYKYAQTLELFYGENYEHTSRYIDIWNVFSIIIYLEFALIHIFLLGYKLKVKPIFTFVTNQIMNLSGDSSHCQRGCENMKTQSKHEAKATEMAGSKSVVKELDCDLTKSSQLAVNSDTYENHHITCQRLQAKYAEEEKETHCPLIHQARIKTDTTSVKRVFGQNKEHVLLSSSVLPSDDDESEETSVKSFHEQEENNAFMVENNDDETNSNTKNRFSMQETLNDKLIVNDSKKHWEIMNQNVSVFPDDSFAETQSNSFGMTTHDETFKSSMSFQSSTKNGEYWSSLLPVSYTTINEVCSSKLRKSLTPIENDESHFVKDVFGNCDSEVSRRILEKERHLTSGSMKTTTRYLAEKECSLKIKKLRRRHALFAKHVRRFFKKQERKSLKHNKRRILRRICPRYSNIHHNTERLSVCCPAISRQLSQNLPQQESVTPTSHVLQENHSPYSHTSDQMNSTGTLSSIFNHISIESSRDDRSYHSEWMRLASFGCFESDDVHALRLARSGWYSTGLGDQTVCFSCQRLHQNWRRNDNPDNFHDANCSYVNLRSNNIPIPRETSIASDGVRFEESQNTGHTFYRDHATNNTRFPRSQGENLTTERLSAQNVASSSDSNSSAIPSTSDLRSSSNTSVPESTDQAAASLEDTKRAQLEALKRDPMGINFDRPKYPSYAILSERVKSFSDWPASMTQKPRDMALAGFFYAGYGDYARCFFCGGGLRNWEAGDDPCVEHARWFSKCAFVRQNKGQGFIDQVLQRAAELERQENPTKEDDKKAKEEKVMQSEAVLCIKRMGYTDEIIRSAIDTMKTRLPRGKHKVSAQEILEVVFELSSSQQTVKEERDLNTDVGSTEVPQTSGDDNSEMGASCLDTIQNDELTSLELENRNLKGQLMCMICTERNVSIAFLPCGHLTCCEDCAPAMRKCPICKELVRGTVKTFLV is encoded by the exons ATGATTTGGGTCATGATTATGATGATTAATAGCATTATCCTGGCAGGG CCTCCTGACATGCCAAACAATGGTTATGGTAAAGCTGAATATTTGTATAGAGTCCCAAATTCCg TTCTATATGGAACAGAATGGACATTTCCAacatttccaaacccattgcgTCGGATGCCTCATTGGAATCAGGAAACGGTTTCCACTCGAATTTTATTGAAGGAATATCACGCCCGCAGATTTATGTATCATATTCTGAGTGATTTCCTTGACGAATTCTTTATTCACGATTCCAGtccagaaaaaaatatcag atctagaGTATTATTTAAAAGGAGAAGACAACCAACAACAATATCTACGTTTAAAACATTGGTTCATCTTTCTCAAGAATTGG AGAATAAAATAGAAACACATGGCAGCATCGCTTTTAAGGAGGGCGGTGTAGTTTTCTCCTTTCATTCTAGTTTTGAATACTACAATGAacattataattatacaagttttcaaaaaaacaaaGAACATTCATACATAGCGATTGACGACATGACATCGCTAAACGTTATGAACAGGAAAAGAGCCACTATCGATACGTTTAAACAAGGTGAATATCTTATTGACATGTTGACAAGTTGGAGAACGATCAGATGTATGCGATATTACTGGGATTTTGAAGACATATTTTGGAATCATATCtgtattaacaaaacaaaatccccTACATCAgctgttttaaataaatacgtGTGCTATGTAGGCCGTATATGTGTCGACGATTGGGAAAGTTATAATTGTGTAAGAGAATTATACATAAACAGTGAAAAATATCAGAGTTGTTCAATTGATCCAAGTGTGAACATTGTTTTTTACAATGTGTTTAAGAAGGAATACAGTGATAGTTTTCATTCTGGGATTTATACTCATGCAAACTTTCATATAAAATCACacttcctatattttgacacaATTAGTCAAGAACAAAGACGTTTTTGGAGTACAGAAGATAAGTTAAAGAAGGGTATGGTTAGCAAATGGAACAT AACCATCATTTTAACAGTTG GTATATCAACAGAGTGTTGCAAAAGGTTCGCAGATATCAGCGTTGGAAGGAAATCACAT gTATTGAAGAAAAGGCGGActggaaagaaaaatataaacaatcttAGCAGTATTCCCGAGGTCTTATCTAACTGTCAACACCTAGTCGATTCGACcaacaaaaatgccgaattgATTAAAACCCATTCTAGTGTTGGAAGAATTATTAGGAGTAACGAGGAGCACACTGTGAGGAAAAACGCATCATTATCTTTCAACACCTCGACGTCCATTCTATCATCTGTCAATGAAATGTTTAGtacaatattaatttattttgaaacatgcCAATATTTCATTCGTGACTTTATTCACGAGTCCTTTTATAATCGATCAACGTCTACAATTGATAACACAAGAAATTACAAATATGCTCAAACTTTAGAATTATTTTACGGAGAAAACTACGAACACACGTCGA GATATATTGATATATGGAACGTATTCAGTATAATTATATACCTTGAATTTGCATTGATCCACATTTT CCTTCTTGGGTATAAATTGAAAGTAAAACCGATATTCACATTTGTTACCAATCAAATAATGAATCTGAGCGGGGATTCTAGTCATTGTCAAAGAGGGTGTGAAAATATGAAGACGCAATCGAAACACGAGGCTAAAGCAACTGAAATGGCCGGTAGTAAAAGTGTGGTGAAGGAATTAGATTGTGACCTGACTAAATCTTCACAATTAGCTGTTAATAGCGATACCTATGAAAACCATCATATTACTTGTCAAAGATTACAGGCTAAATATGCTGAAGAAGAAAAAGAGACACATTGTCCTTTGATACATCAAGCTAGAATAAAAACAGATACGACATCCGTTAAACGTGTATTTGGTCAAAATAAGGAACATGTTTTATTATCCTCATCTGTATTGCCTTCAGATGATGATGAAAGTGAAGAAACAAGTGTCAAGTCATTCCATGAACAAGAGGAAAACAACGCGTTTATGGTTGAAAACAACGACGATGAAACAAATTCCAATACAAAAAACAGATTTTCAATGCAAGAaacattaaatgataaattaattgtaaatgatAGCAAGAAGCATTGGGAAATAATGAATCAAAATGTTTCTGTGTTTCCTGACGACAGTTTCGCTGAAACACAATCGAACTCGTTTGGAATGACTACACATGATGAAACATTTAAGTCATCGATGAGTTTCCAAAGTTCTACAAAAAATGGAGAATATTGGTCTTCACTGTTACCTGTATCCTATACAACTATTAACGAAGTTTGTTCTTCAAAACTGCGTAAATCACTGACTCCTATAGAAAACGATGAATCCCATTTCGTAAAAGATGTTTTTGGAAATTGCGATAGTGAAGTGTCAAGAAGAATTCTGGAAAAAGAACGACATCTAACATCAGGCTCAATGAAAACAACAACACGTTATCTGGCTGAAAAGGAATGCTCAttaaagataaagaaattaaGACGACGACACGCATTGTTTGCTAAGCACGTCAGAagattctttaaaaaacaagagaggaaaagtttaaaacataacaaaagaagaattttaagAAGAATATGCCCACGCTACTCTAACATACATCACAATACAGAAAGGCTTTCTGTTTGTTGTCCCGCAATCTCCAGACAATTATCCCAAAATTTACCACAGCAGGAAAGTGTAACTCCAACCAGTCACGTTTTGCAAGAAAACCACTCACCTTATTCACACACATCGGATCAAATGAACAGCACAGGTACATTGTCATctatttttaatcatatttctaTTGAATCGTCACGTGATGATCGTAGTTACCATTCGGAATGGATGAGACTGGCTTCTTTTGGATGCTTTGAATCGGATGATGTACATGCTTTGAGACTTGCTAGAAGTGGTTGGTATAGCACTGGGCTGGGGGACCAGACTGTCTGTTTCAGTTGTCAAAGACTGCATCAAAACTGGAGGAGAAATGATAACCCAGATAACTTTCATGATGCGAACTGCAG TTATGTCAACCTACGGTCAAATAACATACCTATACCACGTGAGACCTCCATTGCTAGTGATGGCGTTAGATTCGAAGAAAGTCAAAATACTGGTCACACG TTTTATCGTGATCATGCTACGAACAACACTCGGTTTCCACGCAGTCAGGGTGAAAATCTAACAACAGAAAGACTTTCCGCACAAAATGTAGCATCGTCGTCTGACTCAAATTCGTCGGCTATTCCATCAACGTCAGACCTGCGTTCTTCAAGCAATACGAGTGTTCCTGAAAGCACAGACCAAGCGGCGGCTTCATTGGAGGACACAAAGCGAGCTCAGTTAGAAGCCCTGAAAAGAGACCCTATGGGGATAAACTTCGATCGCCCGAAATACCCGTCGTATGCTATTCTATCTGAAAGAGTTAAGTCGTTTTCTGATTGGCCAGCCAGTATGACCCAAAAACCACGTGACATGGCGTTGGCTGGTTTCTTCTATGCGGGATATGGAGACTATGCACGTTGCTTTTTCTGTGGCGGAGGACTCAGAAATTGGGAGGCCGGTGATGATCCATGC GTTGAACATGCGCGTTGGTTCAGTAAATGTGCTTTTGTGAGACAGAACAAAGGTCAAGGATTTATTGATCAAGTTTTACAGAGAGCTGCAGAATTG GAAAGACAGGAAAATCCAACAAAAG AAGATGATAAAAAAGCCAAAGAAGAAAAAGTGATGCAGTCTGAAGCTGTACTCTGTATCAAACGTATGGGCTATACTGACGAAATCATCAGATCTGCCATTGATACCATGAAGACCCGCCTACCCAGAG GAAAACATAAGGTTTCGGCACAGGAAATATTAGAAGTTGTTTTTGAGCTATCTTCATCACAACAAACTGTTAAGGAAGAGCGAGATCTTAACACTGATGTAGGATCAACGGAAGTCCCGCAAACATCAG GTGATGATAATTCTGAGATGGGAGCATCTTGTTTAGACACCATACAGAATGATG AATTAACTTCACTTGAGCTTGAAAACCGGAATCTAAAGGGACAGCTGATGTGTATGATATGTACGGAGAGAAACGTGTCGATTGCCTTCCTTCCGTGTGGTCACTTGACCTGCTGTGAAGACTGCGCACCTGCCATGAGGAAATGTCCGATTTGTAAAGAATTGGTCAGGGGCACTGTCAAAACCTTCctcgtttaa
- the LOC128186177 gene encoding uncharacterized protein LOC128186177 isoform X6: MVSKWNITIILTVGISTECCKRFADISVGRKSHVLKKRRTGKKNINNLSSIPEVLSNCQHLVDSTNKNAELIKTHSSVGRIIRSNEEHTVRKNASLSFNTSTSILSSVNEMFSTILIYFETCQYFIRDFIHESFYNRSTSTIDNTRNYKYAQTLELFYGENYEHTSRYIDIWNVFSIIIYLEFALIHIFLLGYKLKVKPIFTFVTNQIMNLSGDSSHCQRGCENMKTQSKHEAKATEMAGSKSVVKELDCDLTKSSQLAVNSDTYENHHITCQRLQAKYAEEEKETHCPLIHQARIKTDTTSVKRVFGQNKEHVLLSSSVLPSDDDESEETSVKSFHEQEENNAFMVENNDDETNSNTKNRFSMQETLNDKLIVNDSKKHWEIMNQNVSVFPDDSFAETQSNSFGMTTHDETFKSSMSFQSSTKNGEYWSSLLPVSYTTINEVCSSKLRKSLTPIENDESHFVKDVFGNCDSEVSRRILEKERHLTSGSMKTTTRYLAEKECSLKIKKLRRRHALFAKHVRRFFKKQERKSLKHNKRRILRRICPRYSNIHHNTERLSVCCPAISRQLSQNLPQQESVTPTSHVLQENHSPYSHTSDQMNSTGTLSSIFNHISIESSRDDRSYHSEWMRLASFGCFESDDVHALRLARSGWYSTGLGDQTVCFSCQRLHQNWRRNDNPDNFHDANCSYVNLRSNNIPIPRETSIASDGVRFEESQNTGHTFYRDHATNNTRFPRSQGENLTTERLSAQNVASSSDSNSSAIPSTSDLRSSSNTSVPESTDQAAASLEDTKRAQLEALKRDPMGINFDRPKYPSYAILSERVKSFSDWPASMTQKPRDMALAGFFYAGYGDYARCFFCGGGLRNWEAGDDPCVEHARWFSKCAFVRQNKGQGFIDQVLQRAAELERQENPTKEDDKKAKEEKVMQSEAVLCIKRMGYTDEIIRSAIDTMKTRLPRGKHKVSAQEILEVVFELSSSQQTVKEERDLNTDVGSTEVPQTSGDDNSEMGASCLDTIQNDELTSLELENRNLKGQLMCMICTERNVSIAFLPCGHLTCCEDCAPAMRKCPICKELVRGTVKTFLV, encoded by the exons ATGGTTAGCAAATGGAACAT AACCATCATTTTAACAGTTG GTATATCAACAGAGTGTTGCAAAAGGTTCGCAGATATCAGCGTTGGAAGGAAATCACAT gTATTGAAGAAAAGGCGGActggaaagaaaaatataaacaatcttAGCAGTATTCCCGAGGTCTTATCTAACTGTCAACACCTAGTCGATTCGACcaacaaaaatgccgaattgATTAAAACCCATTCTAGTGTTGGAAGAATTATTAGGAGTAACGAGGAGCACACTGTGAGGAAAAACGCATCATTATCTTTCAACACCTCGACGTCCATTCTATCATCTGTCAATGAAATGTTTAGtacaatattaatttattttgaaacatgcCAATATTTCATTCGTGACTTTATTCACGAGTCCTTTTATAATCGATCAACGTCTACAATTGATAACACAAGAAATTACAAATATGCTCAAACTTTAGAATTATTTTACGGAGAAAACTACGAACACACGTCGA GATATATTGATATATGGAACGTATTCAGTATAATTATATACCTTGAATTTGCATTGATCCACATTTT CCTTCTTGGGTATAAATTGAAAGTAAAACCGATATTCACATTTGTTACCAATCAAATAATGAATCTGAGCGGGGATTCTAGTCATTGTCAAAGAGGGTGTGAAAATATGAAGACGCAATCGAAACACGAGGCTAAAGCAACTGAAATGGCCGGTAGTAAAAGTGTGGTGAAGGAATTAGATTGTGACCTGACTAAATCTTCACAATTAGCTGTTAATAGCGATACCTATGAAAACCATCATATTACTTGTCAAAGATTACAGGCTAAATATGCTGAAGAAGAAAAAGAGACACATTGTCCTTTGATACATCAAGCTAGAATAAAAACAGATACGACATCCGTTAAACGTGTATTTGGTCAAAATAAGGAACATGTTTTATTATCCTCATCTGTATTGCCTTCAGATGATGATGAAAGTGAAGAAACAAGTGTCAAGTCATTCCATGAACAAGAGGAAAACAACGCGTTTATGGTTGAAAACAACGACGATGAAACAAATTCCAATACAAAAAACAGATTTTCAATGCAAGAaacattaaatgataaattaattgtaaatgatAGCAAGAAGCATTGGGAAATAATGAATCAAAATGTTTCTGTGTTTCCTGACGACAGTTTCGCTGAAACACAATCGAACTCGTTTGGAATGACTACACATGATGAAACATTTAAGTCATCGATGAGTTTCCAAAGTTCTACAAAAAATGGAGAATATTGGTCTTCACTGTTACCTGTATCCTATACAACTATTAACGAAGTTTGTTCTTCAAAACTGCGTAAATCACTGACTCCTATAGAAAACGATGAATCCCATTTCGTAAAAGATGTTTTTGGAAATTGCGATAGTGAAGTGTCAAGAAGAATTCTGGAAAAAGAACGACATCTAACATCAGGCTCAATGAAAACAACAACACGTTATCTGGCTGAAAAGGAATGCTCAttaaagataaagaaattaaGACGACGACACGCATTGTTTGCTAAGCACGTCAGAagattctttaaaaaacaagagaggaaaagtttaaaacataacaaaagaagaattttaagAAGAATATGCCCACGCTACTCTAACATACATCACAATACAGAAAGGCTTTCTGTTTGTTGTCCCGCAATCTCCAGACAATTATCCCAAAATTTACCACAGCAGGAAAGTGTAACTCCAACCAGTCACGTTTTGCAAGAAAACCACTCACCTTATTCACACACATCGGATCAAATGAACAGCACAGGTACATTGTCATctatttttaatcatatttctaTTGAATCGTCACGTGATGATCGTAGTTACCATTCGGAATGGATGAGACTGGCTTCTTTTGGATGCTTTGAATCGGATGATGTACATGCTTTGAGACTTGCTAGAAGTGGTTGGTATAGCACTGGGCTGGGGGACCAGACTGTCTGTTTCAGTTGTCAAAGACTGCATCAAAACTGGAGGAGAAATGATAACCCAGATAACTTTCATGATGCGAACTGCAG TTATGTCAACCTACGGTCAAATAACATACCTATACCACGTGAGACCTCCATTGCTAGTGATGGCGTTAGATTCGAAGAAAGTCAAAATACTGGTCACACG TTTTATCGTGATCATGCTACGAACAACACTCGGTTTCCACGCAGTCAGGGTGAAAATCTAACAACAGAAAGACTTTCCGCACAAAATGTAGCATCGTCGTCTGACTCAAATTCGTCGGCTATTCCATCAACGTCAGACCTGCGTTCTTCAAGCAATACGAGTGTTCCTGAAAGCACAGACCAAGCGGCGGCTTCATTGGAGGACACAAAGCGAGCTCAGTTAGAAGCCCTGAAAAGAGACCCTATGGGGATAAACTTCGATCGCCCGAAATACCCGTCGTATGCTATTCTATCTGAAAGAGTTAAGTCGTTTTCTGATTGGCCAGCCAGTATGACCCAAAAACCACGTGACATGGCGTTGGCTGGTTTCTTCTATGCGGGATATGGAGACTATGCACGTTGCTTTTTCTGTGGCGGAGGACTCAGAAATTGGGAGGCCGGTGATGATCCATGC GTTGAACATGCGCGTTGGTTCAGTAAATGTGCTTTTGTGAGACAGAACAAAGGTCAAGGATTTATTGATCAAGTTTTACAGAGAGCTGCAGAATTG GAAAGACAGGAAAATCCAACAAAAG AAGATGATAAAAAAGCCAAAGAAGAAAAAGTGATGCAGTCTGAAGCTGTACTCTGTATCAAACGTATGGGCTATACTGACGAAATCATCAGATCTGCCATTGATACCATGAAGACCCGCCTACCCAGAG GAAAACATAAGGTTTCGGCACAGGAAATATTAGAAGTTGTTTTTGAGCTATCTTCATCACAACAAACTGTTAAGGAAGAGCGAGATCTTAACACTGATGTAGGATCAACGGAAGTCCCGCAAACATCAG GTGATGATAATTCTGAGATGGGAGCATCTTGTTTAGACACCATACAGAATGATG AATTAACTTCACTTGAGCTTGAAAACCGGAATCTAAAGGGACAGCTGATGTGTATGATATGTACGGAGAGAAACGTGTCGATTGCCTTCCTTCCGTGTGGTCACTTGACCTGCTGTGAAGACTGCGCACCTGCCATGAGGAAATGTCCGATTTGTAAAGAATTGGTCAGGGGCACTGTCAAAACCTTCctcgtttaa